One genomic region from Drosophila busckii strain San Diego stock center, stock number 13000-0081.31 chromosome 3R, ASM1175060v1, whole genome shotgun sequence encodes:
- the LOC108603182 gene encoding shootin-1 isoform X1 → MERRGRIPVAKFRTQEAKTRSRSRVREPDYNEQDPEHDMFTLLEDNIALKEENKALKLEIESHKSNQEEQHAQHDKLCAELEALQQRQLSFEVNIKELTTKFNKMLNERNALDKLHKMKVDQIQNLSSELENLRAKQQDNNSSGSNTLIATAELKRNLFKILQQGSVDSAHSVNATASQELDSLVDVEGTAGGMVITSSLVESLVAEFQALKQTTNAVELQLYEANEKIAELVEHQHLLEEENETLRTENGNLTKVAKLLTENMKESVETSQKMEAALIKLKQRNEELTARAMRDLPDGQSEATPSPTALQSQVDFDEIKDQVQQQAREHNERIVEMQSLMDAAIAKTTNDELKKLQLKLEILEEQLRQALTRAEVAEEQLSHYQHEKQPATKTEAAAAPAPPPPPPPPMPEKLLHTAPAAWAEDGSFSQHIAKHNLHKNTSDKIIDNVKQQVEAQAATGLDAIVREFKSGRVTLRRNRRRTGTSEALQEMFQVLEISQKQNRNSKICVDMNAKI, encoded by the exons ATGGAGCGACGTGGACGCATACCGGTGGCCAAGTTTCGCACGCAGGAGGCCAAGAcacgcagtcgcagtcgcgtGCGTGAGCCCGACTACAATGAGCAGGATCCGGAGCATGATATGTTCACGCTGCTGGAGGATAACATAGCGCTCAAGGAGGAGAACAAGGCGTTGAAGCTGGAAATCGAATCAC ATAAAAGCAACCAAGAGGAGCAACATGCTCAACATGACAAACTCTGTGCTGAACTGgaggcgctgcagcagcggcagcttagCTTTGAAGTCAATATTAAGGAGCTAACAaccaaattcaataaaatgctaaacGAACGCAACGCTCTAgacaaattgcacaaaatgaAAGTAGATCAAATACAAAA CCTCAGCAGCGAGTTGGAGAACTTGCGTGCCAAGCAGCAGGACAACAACTCGAGCGGCAGCAACACGCTCATTGCAACTGCGGAGCTTAAGCGTAATCTCTTCAAGATTCTGCAACAAGGCAGCGTCGATAGCGCTCACAGCGTCAACGCTACTGCTAGCCAGGAGCTGGACAGTCTAGTTGATGTTGAAGGCACTGCAGGCGGCATGGTCATTACCAGCAGCCTGGTCGAGAGTCTAGTGGCCGAGTTCCAAGCGCTCAAGCAAACCACCAATGCTGTGGAGCTGCAATTGTATGAGGCCAATGAGAAAATAGCTGAGCTTGTGGAGCAT caacatttgttggAGGAGGAAAATGAAACTCTGCGCACAGAGAATGGCAATCTAACCAAAGTGGCCAAGCTGCTTACAGAGAACATGAAGGAAAGCGTGGAGACCAGTCAGAA AATGGAAGCCGCATTGATCAAGCTAAAGCAACGCAATGAAGAGCTAACTGCCCGAGCTATGCGTGATTTGCCCGATGGACAATCAGAGGCAACACCATCGCCCACAGCGCTGCAGTCGCAGGTGGATTTCGATGAGATTAAGGACCAggtgcaacaacaagcacgcGAGCATAACGAGCGCATTGTTGAAATG CAAAGTCTTATGGATGCGGCTATTGCCAAAACTACTAACGATGaactaaaaaaattacaacttAAGTTGGAAATACTcgaggagcagctgcgtcaggCGCTGACACGCGCTGAAGTCGCTGAGGAGCAATTGTCGCACTATCAGCACGAgaagcaaccagcaacaaagACTGAAGCGGCTGCCGCcccagcgccgccgccgcctccgccTCCACCCATGCCTgaaaaactgttgcatacAGCGCCAGCTGCTTGGGCGGAGGATGGCAGCTTTAGTCAGCATATAGCCAaacataatttacataaaaacacCAGCGATAAGATTATCGATAATGTCAAGCAACAGGTCGAGGCGCAGGCAGCAACAG GTCTTGACGCTATAGTGCGTGAATTCAAATCGGGACGCGTTACACTACGCCGCAATCGTCGCAGGACCGGCACTAGCGAAGCTCTGCAAGAGATGTTCCAAGTACTTGAGATAAGCCAGAAGCAGAATCGCAACTCGAAAATCTGCGTAGATatgaatgcaaaaatataa
- the LOC108603182 gene encoding RB1-inducible coiled-coil protein 1 isoform X2 has product MERRGRIPVAKFRTQEAKTRSRSRVREPDYNEQDPEHDMFTLLEDNIALKEENKALKLEIESHKSNQEEQHAQHDKLCAELEALQQRQLSFEVNIKELTTKFNKMLNERNALDKLHKMKVDQIQNLSSELENLRAKQQDNNSSGSNTLIATAELKRNLFKILQQGSVDSAHSVNATASQELDSLVDVEGTAGGMVITSSLVESLVAEFQALKQTTNAVELQLYEANEKIAELVEHQHLLEEENETLRTENGNLTKVAKLLTENMKESVETSQKMEAALIKLKQRNEELTARAMRDLPDGQSEATPSPTALQSQVDFDEIKDQVQQQAREHNERIVEMVLTL; this is encoded by the exons ATGGAGCGACGTGGACGCATACCGGTGGCCAAGTTTCGCACGCAGGAGGCCAAGAcacgcagtcgcagtcgcgtGCGTGAGCCCGACTACAATGAGCAGGATCCGGAGCATGATATGTTCACGCTGCTGGAGGATAACATAGCGCTCAAGGAGGAGAACAAGGCGTTGAAGCTGGAAATCGAATCAC ATAAAAGCAACCAAGAGGAGCAACATGCTCAACATGACAAACTCTGTGCTGAACTGgaggcgctgcagcagcggcagcttagCTTTGAAGTCAATATTAAGGAGCTAACAaccaaattcaataaaatgctaaacGAACGCAACGCTCTAgacaaattgcacaaaatgaAAGTAGATCAAATACAAAA CCTCAGCAGCGAGTTGGAGAACTTGCGTGCCAAGCAGCAGGACAACAACTCGAGCGGCAGCAACACGCTCATTGCAACTGCGGAGCTTAAGCGTAATCTCTTCAAGATTCTGCAACAAGGCAGCGTCGATAGCGCTCACAGCGTCAACGCTACTGCTAGCCAGGAGCTGGACAGTCTAGTTGATGTTGAAGGCACTGCAGGCGGCATGGTCATTACCAGCAGCCTGGTCGAGAGTCTAGTGGCCGAGTTCCAAGCGCTCAAGCAAACCACCAATGCTGTGGAGCTGCAATTGTATGAGGCCAATGAGAAAATAGCTGAGCTTGTGGAGCAT caacatttgttggAGGAGGAAAATGAAACTCTGCGCACAGAGAATGGCAATCTAACCAAAGTGGCCAAGCTGCTTACAGAGAACATGAAGGAAAGCGTGGAGACCAGTCAGAA AATGGAAGCCGCATTGATCAAGCTAAAGCAACGCAATGAAGAGCTAACTGCCCGAGCTATGCGTGATTTGCCCGATGGACAATCAGAGGCAACACCATCGCCCACAGCGCTGCAGTCGCAGGTGGATTTCGATGAGATTAAGGACCAggtgcaacaacaagcacgcGAGCATAACGAGCGCATTGTTGAAATG GTCTTGACGCTATAG
- the LOC108603641 gene encoding uncharacterized protein LOC108603641 yields the protein MRKWKNTFEKLVKEHFKDQRKVDRLKRKLHQLMERHTQLDLFVDVTQQKNSYWKRRKLAAQLLSRLERIERARKGKLAPETKSKLQKLRKHIPNTSLKSRIKLMELVSCKPNFEGYSKSSNISIRRWGPKKMQQLMHQVLENEHKLESTNAEIMTFISDIGEMLASLNALKHTKAKANLEPFVERRNRFKAIATRHQNIYVN from the coding sequence ATGAGAAAGTGGAAAAATACATTCGAGAAATTAGTCAAAGAGCATTTTAAGGATCAGCGGAAAGTGGATCGATTGAAACGCAAGTTACATCAGCTAATGGAACGACATACACAGTTGGATCTGTTTGTGGATGTTACGCAGCAAAAGAACAGTTATTGGAAACGCAGAAAATTGGCCGCCCAACTTCTTTCGCGGCTTGAAAGAATTGAACGCGCCAGAAAGGGGAAGCTTGCACcagaaacaaaaagtaaactgCAAAAACTACGCAAGCATATTCCAAACACTTCCTTAAAGTCCCGTATTAAGCTAATGGAACTTGTGTCATGTAAACCCAATTTCGAGGGATACTCCAAATCGAGCAACATTTCCATTCGCCGTTGGGGaccaaaaaaaatgcaacagctaATGCATCAGGTACTTGAAAATGAGCACAAATTGGAGAGTACGAATGCTGAGATCATGACATTCATAAGTGATATAGGCGAGATGCTGGCCAGTCTGAATGCTCTAAAACATACCAAAGCAAAGGCCAACTTGGAGCCGTTTGTGGAGCGCAGAAATCGTTTCAAAGCCATTGCAACAAGGcaccaaaatatttatgtcaaTTGA
- the LOC108601570 gene encoding eukaryotic translation initiation factor 4G: protein MPSQAQLTNNSNNNSTAVVGGGNANHRRAGQRSTPPQQQNFYATLAARPAPMNTTPTAAVTPIMNPRGSALNGTATFHMQPTFCSSIPLGPPPHNLTATPLMAAAALTAPPPAGSTGLHTYAPHLQSTSSTPVGMNVGVVGGGGVTVGAVSGVAGAFSSTSLTAAQQIGGVDKVKERRHAIPIIHPDTKENVMDPSSSVFIKRDSSCTLNSVTSSASSLSHYQSDKSDTTNVMVDHQMQTDKAAQSQSPTQSESQSESPTPKTTETSNADADVDAESEAEPAAVESAPKSATLSDEDKVSVIVKGILAHSGNPDERLSFWQYNAEFNYSIHIVVDNAAEQLPSDNLEVQIEELTNAESSSTVTPTETAPVLFKEPQQSRKRPKSANKQSTATPTSIANAVAEATAVAVTAISTAVSSNPSTKVMSASSSKPESLPQSPTKAQRLPSSSSSAASTPTHQSKAAVKPAAKAAATAVAPTASTATIVTAAAAAAVAVAVTANKKNSRKAQKRKEQEKKKQKSIPSTAAATTVTSAAVAATTASVNSNAKSSSKDTADCITLLTTTTITQITTTTTTDKLSATSNNSSLSSNLRDKPRDKQQQQRSLNSSTEEPHLANVDIMTKFLQQNQGQESSQEAQEPQLEFLNSSSSVCGDEDSLNGSVLSKASETQLTESAVAELKFGDFTEEPAPITTAASFICSSTWSSSTADVVVADQAPSAAVAVVDSVDCAPPAAQPMEQLELPSSKKLSPVHQNTAKSKLNAKANFMLTHTVGKLIRYNIEELRELAKLSDSCKPPLVPCQKGDCIAQLFVSRQSSSSGSSQQQQQQQSHHHGYQTHGQQYQHMHDADFGNKRGRGQHGHLGNKKHHEQMGGNAGSNAGGAAGGANQRHMDIIRVQLSLKEEIKLSECENAWQPETLRRMSMMSSSTDADPDDDIEGVLKKVRGILNKLTPDNFDVLLKEMSSIKMDTQAKMTNVMLLIFEKTISEPNFAPTYARFCKVLFHEIKAENKSLFTSSLITRIQHEFESNVNDANAKAKKLQPTQERMNACTDAAKKTELRAEMEDLEYQFRRRAWGTVRFIGELFKLQSLTSDRVLHCIESLLEHGCEEKIEYMCKLLTTVGHLLEMAPPEQYHSGVRIEKIFRRIQDIIQRTRSTRQRDHIKISSRVRFMMQDVLDLRARNWDQPITAGNTTTTTQQQQSSHRQQRHGNKHEDNKSQQQQQSQRGGQQQQSQPHYQQYGQQQQQHQHKHHHGHDNNYYMQNKNKGQQQDNQSLSIDPNKLRFSSSNNDDASQAKLGNSSHYQWRNASNRPVSAASAPTATLSLLKRPSGGNYLPYQQQQQQQQQQQQQQQQAPNIATQLLSKSSNINNNSSNNETVASEPTLNAKQCQELVTKLVEEVLSTRDWQPEVLAIWRHTLNKQQQQAAAVLHYVLMDYVHRANVKRQQRLACAHVFAYLMAQQAFDRALFAQAYARFGEEFPDLLVDVPNGWTYVFEFLGPIMHAGALELLDVWQRRWLEDEQFTERFVRAFVNYFVQEFGAGYARKLWHVDNKLDAGQLFWSDARKFQDFIRMNSFQFLDFNTGAACAQRPKISRSVGEHMERISYLLSLSSDAAIDYINTNVHINVVFLRQLTKFLCCDFALTSNNNNNRSSSGNSSSSSSNNKQDLQLNVESFRRQCTPLLRLCLDAQEAHEVACIEEIVDSLQQHFSVELEDELAAGDTICSALGVLYDCEVISRDSFDKWLQRELKQSAKQARPFMDKLRSCIADM from the exons ATGCCGTCGCAGGCTCAGCTCaccaataacagcaacaacaattcgaCAGCTGTCGTTGGTGGCGGCAACGCCAATCATCGGCGTGCTGGCCAACGTTCCACGCCACCTcagcaacaaaacttttaCGCCACACTGGCAGCGCGTCCTGCGCCGATGAACACTACGCCCACCGCTGCAGTGACGCCCATTATGAATCCACGCGGCAGCGCCTTGAACGGCACAGCAACGTTTCACATGCAGCCAACGTTCTGCTCGAGCATTCCGCTTGGACCGCCGCCGCACAACTTGACAGCAACGCCACTGATGGCGGCTGCTGCGCTAACTGCACCGCCACCGGCTGGGTCGACGGGTCTGCACACATATGCGCCGCATCTGCAGAGCACTAGCTCCACCCCGGTGGGTATGAACGTGGGCGtggtcggcggcggcggcgtaaCCGTTGGCGCCGTGTCTGGCGTGGCTGGCGCCTTTTCGTCCACCTCGCTGACTGCCGCACAGCAGATAGGCGGGGTTGATAAAGTGAAGGAGCGCAGGCACGCCATACCCATCATACATCCCGATACCAAGGAGAATGTAATGGATCCCAGCTCGTCGGTGTTCATCAAGCGCGACTCTAGCTGCACGCTCAACTCGGTTacaagcagcgccagcagcctCTCGCACTATCAGTCGGACAAGTCTGATACAACCAATGTCATGGTCGATCATCAAATGCAAACAGACAAGGCAGCGCAGTCGCAATCGCCAACACAATCGGAATCGCAATCGGAATCACCAACACCAAAGACTACAGAGACATCAAAtgctgacgctgacgttgaCGCTGAAAGCGAAGCAGAGCCCGCTGCTGTGGAATCAGCACCCAAGTCAGCTACGCTCTCCGACGAGGACAAAGTGAGCGTCATTGTCAAGGGCATCCTAGCACACTCGGGCAATCCTGACGAGCGTCTCAGCTTTTGGCAATACAATGCTG AATTCAATTATTCGATACACATTGTAGTGGACAATGCCGCAGAGCAACTGCCTAGTGACAATTTAGAGGTGCAAATTGAAGAGCTAACCAATGCTGAGAGCAGCTCAACTGTGACCCCCACTGAGACTGCGCCCGTGCTGTTCAAGGAGCCACAGCAAAGCAGGAAGCGTCCCAAATCAGCCAATAAGCAAA gcaccgccacgcccacttcaATAGCCAATGCTGTGGCCGAGGCTACAGCGGTTGCTGTAACGGCCATATCCACTGCTGTCAGCAGCAATCCATCGACTAAAGTTatgagcgccagcagcagcaaaccagAGTCGCTGCCACAGAGTCCTACAAAGGCGCAGCGCTTGCCCTCCAGCTCTTCTTCGGCTGCTTCAACGCCCACACATCAGTCCAAGGCGGCAGTTAAGCccgcagcaaaagcagcagcaacagctgtagCTCCCACAGCGTCGACGGCAACGATAgtaactgcagcagcagcagcagcagttgcagtcgctGTGACAGCGAACAAGAAGAATTCACGCAAGGCACAAAAGCGCAAGGAGCAagagaaaaagaaacaaaaatcaatcccatcaacagcagcagcaacgacagtaacatcagcagcagtggcagcaacaactgcaagcgtcaacagcaatgccaaaagcagcagcaaagacacAGCTGATTGCATTACATTGCTGACTACGACAACAATAACtcaaattacaacaactacGACGACTGATAAACTTAGTGCAACTAGTAATAATTCTAGCTTAAGTTCTAACCTAAGAGACAAGCCAAgggataagcagcagcagcagcgcagcttaaacagcagca CTGAGGAACCGCACTTGGCCAATGTGGATATAATGACCAAATTCTTGCAGCAGAACCAAGGGCAAGAGTCAAGTCAAGAAGCACAAGAACCGCAGTTAGAATttctcaacagcagcagctccgtTTGCGGCGATGAGGACTCGCTCAATGGCAGCGTGCTGTCCAAAGCGAGCGAAACGCAATTGACGGAGAGCGCCGTGGCCGAGCTGAAGTTTGGTGACTTTACAGAGGAGCCAGCACCAATTACCACTGCTGCTAGTTTCATATGCAGTTCCACTTGGAGCAGTTCCACAGCTGACGTGGTGGTGGCTGACCAAGCGCCAAGCGCTGCAGTTGCCGTTGTCGACAGCGTAGACTGCGCACCGCCAGCGGCGCAGCCGATGGAGCAATTAGAGTtgcccagcagcaaaaaacTATCACCTGTGCATCAGAATacagctaaaagcaaattgaacgCCAAGGCCAACTTTATGCTGACCCATACCGTTGGCAAGCTGATTAGATACAACATAGAGGAGCTGCGTGAGCTGGCGAAGCTAAGCGATTCATGCAAACCGCCGCTAGTGCCGTGCCAAAAGGGCGACTGCATCGCCCAACTGTTTGTCTCGCGCCAATCGTCGTCGTCAGGctcgtcgcagcagcagcagcagcaacagtcgcatCATCATGGCTACCAGACGCATGGACAGCAGTATCAGCATATGCATGATGCGGACTTTGGCAACAAGCGTGGACGTGGTCAGCATGGACACTTGGGCAACAAGAAACATCATGAGCAAATGGGCGGCAACGCTGGCAGCaatgctggtggtgctgctggtggcgccaATCAGCGCCACATGGACATCATACGCGTGCAGCTGTCGCTGAAGGAGGAGATTAAGCTATCGGAATGCGAGAATGCATGGCAGCCAGAGACGCTGCGCCGCATGTCGATGATGAGCAGCTCCACAGACGCGGATCCCGACGACGACATCGAGGGCGTGCTGAAGAAAGTGCGCGGCATACTCAACAAACTGACGCCAGATAATTTCGATGTGCTGCTAAAGGAAATGTCCAGCATCAAAATGGACACACAAGCCAAAATGACAAAT GTCATGCTGTTAATCTTCGAGAAAACCATAAGCGAGCCAAACTTTGCGCCCACTTATGCGCGCTTCTGCAAAGTCCTGTTCCATGAGATCAAAGCGGAGAACAAGTCACTCTTCACCAGCTCGCTAATCACACGTATACAGCACGAGTTCGAATCGAATGTGAATGATGCCAATGCCAAGGCCAAGAAGCTGCAGCCCACTCAGGAGCGCATGAACGCCTGCACCGATGCAGCGAAGAAAACGGAACTGCGCGCCGAGATGGAAGACTTGGAGTATCAGTTTAGGCGACGCGCCTGGGGCACAGTGCGTTTCATAGGCGAGCTCTTTAAGCTGCAGTCACTGACCAGCGATCGCGTGCTGCACTGCATCGAGTCACTGCTGGAGCATGGCTGCGAGGAGAAAATCGAGTACATGTGCAAGCTGCTGACGACAGTGGGTCATCTGCTGGAGATGGCACCGCCCGAGCAGTATCACAGCGGTGTGCGCATTGAGAAGATCTTTCGACGCATTCAGGACATAATACAGCGCACGCGCTCGACGCGCCAGCGTGACCACATAAAGATTAGCAGTCGTGTGCGCTTCATGATGCAGGATGTGCTCGACTTGCGTGCACGCAACTGGGATCAGCCCATAACAGCaggcaacacaacaacaacaacgcagcagcagcagagcagtcATCGCCAGCAGCGTCACGGCAACAAGCATGAGGATAACAaatcacagcagcaacagcagtcgcAACGtggcgggcagcagcagcagtcacagcCGCACTATCAACAGTatggacaacagcagcaacagcatcagcataaGCATCACCATGGGCatgataataattattatatgcaGAACAAGAACAAGGGACAGCAGCAGGACAATCAGTCGCTTAGCATTGATCCCAACAAGCTGcgctttagcagcagcaacaatgacgatgccagccaagccaagctggGCAACTCATCGCATTATCAATGGCGCAATGCTAGCAATCGTCCTgtcagcgctgccagcgcacCCACAGCCACATTGAGTTTGCTCAAGCGTCCATCGGGCGGCAACTATTTGCcctatcaacagcagcagcagcagcaacagcaacaacagcagcagcagcaacaagcgcctaatattgccacacagctgttaagcaaatcgagcaatattaacaacaacagcagcaacaatgaaacTGTTGCCTCCGAGCCCACCTTGAATGCAAAGCAATGCCAAGAGCTTGTCACCAAGCTGGTTGAGGAGGTGCTAAGCACACGCGACTGGCAACCAGAGGTGCTGGCCATCTGGCGCCATACGctgaacaagcagcagcagcaagccgcAGCTGTGCTGCACTATGTGCTCATGGACTATGTGCATCGCGCCAATGTGAAGCGTCAGCAGCGCTTGGCCTGCGCGCATGTCTTTGCCTATTTGATGGCGCAGCAGGCGTTCGATCGCGCTTTGTTTGCTCAGGCTTACGCACGCTTTGGCGAGGAGTTTCCCGATCTGCTGGTGGACGTGCCCAATGGCTGGACATATGTGTTTGAGTTCCTGGGGCCCATTATGCATGCAGGCGCGCTGGAGCTGCTCGATGTGTGGCAGCGCCGCTGGCTGGAGGATGAGCAATTCACGGAGCGTTTTGTGCGCGCTTTTGTCAACTACTTTGTGCAGGAATTCGGTGCTGGCTATGCGCGCAAGCTGTGGCATGTGGACAACAAGCTGGACGCTGGCCAGCTCTTCTGGAGTGATGCACGCAAGTTTCAGGACTTTATACGCATGAATAGCTTTCAGTTTCTGGACTTTAACACAGGCGCCGCCTGCGCGCAACGTCCCAAGATCAGCCGCAGCGTTGGCGAACATATGGAGCGCATTAGTTATCTGCTGAGCTTGTCCAGCGATGCAGCCATCGACTATATCAACACCAATGTGCATATTAATGTCGTTTTCTTGCGTCAGCTTACTAAATTTCTTTGCTGCGACTTCGCGCtcactagcaacaacaacaataacagaagcagcagcggcaacagcagcagcagcagcagcaacaacaaacaggaCTTGCAGCTTAATGTGGAGAGCTTTAGGCGTCAGTGCACGCCGCTTTTGAGACTCTGCCTGGACGCACAGGAGGCGCATGAGGTGGCCTGCATTGAGGAGATTGTGGactcgctgcagcagcatttcaGCGTCGAGCTGGAGGATGAACTTGCCGCTGGCGACACCATTTGCAGCGCGCTGGGCGTGCTCTACGATTGTGAAGTCATATCGCGGGATTCTTTTGACAAGTGGCTGCAGCGCGAACTCAAGCAGTCCGCAAAGCAGGCGCGTCCCTTTATGGACAAGCTGCGCTCCTGCATTGCGGACATGTGA